In Elusimicrobiota bacterium, one DNA window encodes the following:
- the surE gene encoding 5'/3'-nucleotidase SurE, with the protein MKQKTILVVNDDGIHGPGLAPLMSALRPLGRVVVVVPQQERSAASHAITLHKPIRLREIRKDWYITNGTPADCVRLGVTGVLRERVDAVVSGVNQGANLGSDTLYSGTVGAAKEGCLLGFPSVALSLTSKDGTRFDTAARFARSLVRWMLRHGLPAHCFFNVNVPDVAWKDLRGAFVTRLGRRIYGRRLTRRRDPRGQHYYWMAGAIPRGVDEKDSDVGAVAHRAISVSLLRLLATVEDGPATNRPWPFLFSARS; encoded by the coding sequence GTGAAGCAAAAGACCATTTTGGTGGTGAACGACGACGGCATTCACGGGCCGGGGCTGGCGCCCTTAATGAGCGCCCTGCGTCCGTTGGGGCGCGTCGTGGTGGTGGTGCCCCAGCAGGAACGATCGGCGGCGAGCCACGCCATCACTCTGCACAAACCGATACGGCTTCGGGAAATTCGAAAAGATTGGTACATCACCAACGGAACGCCCGCCGATTGCGTTCGCCTGGGGGTCACGGGGGTCCTGCGGGAACGGGTGGACGCGGTGGTTTCCGGCGTCAACCAGGGGGCCAACTTGGGGTCGGACACGCTTTATTCTGGAACCGTCGGGGCCGCCAAGGAAGGCTGCCTGCTGGGTTTTCCGTCCGTTGCCCTGTCCTTGACGTCCAAAGACGGTACGCGCTTTGACACCGCCGCCCGCTTCGCCCGTTCGTTGGTTCGTTGGATGCTTCGGCACGGGCTTCCGGCCCATTGTTTCTTTAACGTGAACGTCCCGGACGTGGCCTGGAAGGATTTGCGCGGGGCCTTCGTTACCCGGCTGGGCCGGCGGATTTACGGTCGGCGGCTGACCCGGCGGCGGGACCCCCGGGGCCAACATTATTATTGGATGGCCGGGGCGATTCCCCGGGGCGTCGACGAAAAAGATTCGGACGTCGGGGCGGTGGCGCATCGGGCCATCTCCGTGAGCCTTCTCCGGCTGCTGGCGACCGTGGAGGACGGACCGGCGACGAACCGTCCCTGGCCCTTTTTGTTTTCGGCGAGATCGTAA
- the ftsW gene encoding putative lipid II flippase FtsW: MTRAAAPASPDRVVFGLTAILAVVGWMILYSASALVADGRFGDQYYFLKRQMIWSGLGLGGLMVALRMPLARVQKWSRPLLAAVVILLVLVLAVGHEVGGAKRWLRLGGLGLQPSEFAKLAVVLALADYLDRKQSRLAKFAEGVVPALILTGVVLGLIALERDLGTPLLIGSVAVGMIYLAGARLAHLATLGLALLPVVGTAVLAVPYRRQRLLAFLDPWQDAQGTGYQLVQSLLALGSGGFWGKGSGESTIKMYYMPESQTDFIFPIFGEEFGFWGAALLVTIFFVLTTRCFQIAKEATHSFHALTAAGVGLLLGGQALINLGVVTGLLPTKGMPLPFVSFGGSSLLVMFTAIGLVLNVSRRNAAGGSAAGFRGRA; this comes from the coding sequence GTGACGCGCGCGGCCGCGCCCGCCTCGCCGGACCGCGTCGTGTTCGGTTTGACCGCGATTCTCGCCGTCGTCGGTTGGATGATCCTTTATTCCGCCAGCGCCCTGGTGGCGGACGGGCGTTTCGGCGATCAGTACTACTTTTTAAAGCGCCAGATGATTTGGAGCGGCTTGGGCTTGGGGGGCCTGATGGTCGCCCTTCGAATGCCCCTGGCCCGCGTCCAAAAATGGAGCCGGCCCCTCCTGGCCGCTGTCGTGATTCTTTTGGTTTTGGTTTTGGCGGTGGGCCACGAAGTGGGCGGGGCCAAGCGGTGGCTTCGCCTGGGCGGTTTGGGCCTCCAACCGTCGGAGTTCGCCAAATTGGCCGTGGTCCTGGCCCTGGCGGACTATTTGGATCGGAAACAAAGCCGCCTGGCCAAATTTGCCGAGGGGGTCGTGCCGGCGCTGATCCTCACGGGCGTGGTTTTGGGGTTGATCGCCCTGGAGCGGGATCTGGGGACGCCGCTCCTGATCGGATCGGTGGCGGTCGGGATGATTTATTTGGCCGGCGCCCGGCTCGCCCATTTGGCGACCTTGGGGTTGGCCCTTCTTCCGGTCGTCGGAACGGCGGTGTTGGCGGTCCCCTACCGTCGGCAACGCCTGTTGGCTTTCCTCGATCCCTGGCAGGACGCCCAGGGAACCGGTTATCAGCTGGTTCAATCGCTGCTGGCCCTGGGCTCCGGGGGGTTTTGGGGGAAAGGGTCGGGGGAGTCCACCATTAAGATGTATTACATGCCCGAATCCCAAACGGATTTCATTTTTCCCATTTTCGGGGAGGAATTCGGTTTTTGGGGGGCCGCCTTGCTGGTGACGATTTTCTTCGTTTTGACGACCCGGTGTTTCCAAATCGCCAAGGAGGCCACCCACTCCTTTCACGCGCTGACGGCGGCGGGGGTGGGTTTGCTTCTCGGCGGACAGGCGCTGATTAATTTGGGCGTCGTGACCGGCTTGCTTCCCACCAAGGGAATGCCCTTGCCTTTCGTGTCTTTCGGCGGCTCCTCCCTGCTCGTGATGTTCACCGCCATCGGCTTGGTGCTGAATGTTTCCCGCCGCAACGCCGCGGGCGGATCGGCCGCCGGATTCCGGGGAAGGGCCTGA
- the murD gene encoding UDP-N-acetylmuramoyl-L-alanine--D-glutamate ligase, with amino-acid sequence MTRWLDGRRTLVVGLGKSGAAAATLLSRCGARVAVTESRPAGAVAEWTRRLPRSVARETGRHRLLDEKWDLIVPSPGVSARVWSPAARRGAWVWGELELGYRALCAAGRWPARTAAITGTNGKTTTTALLGAMARADGRPTVVGGNIGTPLCDLIDDVGTETVLILEVSSYQLETASAFRPAVGAVLNVTPDHLGRHGTLENYARTKFRMFQNQGTDDAGVLNDRDLWCRRLAGLAPGRVTWFGRRSPGVRWDGRRLRSSLPGAGGAWPAPAHLPGRHNIENAEAATACARLLGLSAPAIARALRDFPGVEHRLESVRRWRGVDFVNDSKATNVDSTRVALQAFGGPVRLILGGEHKGSPYRPLRELLPRRVAEILLIGEAAPLIARDLQGSVPVVRCGTLAAAVQRAAATARRGDTVLLSPACASFDQFLNFEDRGRRFKKLVDALP; translated from the coding sequence TTGACACGCTGGCTCGATGGACGTCGGACGCTGGTGGTGGGCCTCGGCAAATCCGGGGCCGCCGCCGCGACCCTGTTGTCGCGTTGCGGCGCCCGGGTCGCGGTGACCGAAAGCCGCCCGGCGGGGGCGGTCGCGGAATGGACGCGTCGTCTTCCCCGCTCCGTCGCGAGGGAAACGGGGCGGCACCGGCTCCTGGACGAGAAATGGGATTTAATTGTTCCGAGCCCCGGTGTTTCGGCGCGGGTGTGGAGCCCCGCCGCTCGTCGCGGGGCCTGGGTGTGGGGGGAGCTCGAGTTGGGGTATCGGGCGCTTTGCGCGGCGGGTCGTTGGCCCGCCCGAACGGCCGCGATCACGGGCACCAACGGCAAAACGACCACGACGGCCCTTCTGGGGGCCATGGCCCGCGCGGACGGGCGGCCCACGGTGGTGGGCGGGAACATCGGCACGCCCCTGTGCGATTTGATCGACGACGTCGGGACCGAAACGGTTTTGATCCTCGAAGTGTCCAGTTACCAGCTGGAAACCGCCTCGGCCTTCCGCCCCGCCGTCGGAGCGGTCCTGAACGTCACGCCCGACCATTTGGGCCGCCACGGCACCTTGGAGAATTACGCCCGGACCAAATTTCGGATGTTTCAAAATCAGGGGACGGACGACGCGGGCGTGTTGAACGATCGGGACCTCTGGTGCCGCCGACTGGCCGGTTTGGCGCCCGGCCGCGTGACGTGGTTCGGCCGCCGTTCGCCCGGGGTGCGGTGGGACGGCCGGCGTCTTCGTTCGTCGTTGCCCGGGGCGGGGGGCGCCTGGCCCGCGCCGGCCCATCTGCCCGGCCGGCACAACATCGAAAACGCGGAAGCGGCGACCGCCTGCGCCCGCCTGTTGGGGTTGTCGGCCCCGGCCATCGCCCGCGCCCTGCGCGATTTTCCAGGGGTGGAGCACCGGTTGGAAAGCGTTCGCCGATGGCGCGGGGTCGATTTCGTCAACGATTCCAAAGCCACCAACGTCGACTCCACCCGCGTGGCGCTCCAGGCCTTCGGGGGCCCGGTTCGGCTTATTCTGGGGGGGGAACACAAAGGATCTCCCTACCGTCCCCTGCGCGAACTCCTGCCCCGGCGCGTGGCGGAAATCCTTTTGATCGGTGAAGCCGCCCCGCTCATCGCCCGGGATTTGCAGGGGAGCGTCCCCGTGGTTCGGTGCGGCACGTTGGCGGCCGCCGTGCAACGGGCGGCGGCCACGGCCCGGCGGGGGGACACCGTTTTGCTTTCGCCCGCCTGCGCTTCCTTTGATCAATTTTTGAATTTTGAAGACCGGGGCCGCCGGTTTAAGAAACTCGTGGACGCCCTCCCGTGA
- a CDS encoding UDP-N-acetylglucosamine--N-acetylmuramyl-(pentapeptide) pyrophosphoryl-undecaprenol N-acetylglucosamine transferase: MRVCLAAGGTGGHLLPGLALGKALRQRGHLVHFVVKKDEASQARLAAEGFPSSALFFEGFPRALSFGALAYPWVAWAAYRSAARIGRRESPGVVVGMGGYVSVPLGLWAGLHRIPLVLHEQNVRAGLANRFLSRWAAAIGVTFDGTMGLPVERCVKTGLPLRPDLAPGDPGAARRALGLNENDGTILVFGGSQGARALNARWIEALPRLRRPGETWQFIHLTGAADEAAVRAAYERDGRRAFVRAYYSDMAAVYSAADAAVGRAGANTVMEIYRMGKTALLVPFPHATNDHQAANAQALARDGAATVVPEKELTVDRIAEVVVGWPSVTDLRRENERRLASVPADFLRAADRLADAVESAGKEGLS; encoded by the coding sequence GTGCGGGTGTGTCTCGCGGCGGGCGGCACCGGCGGCCATCTGCTGCCGGGGTTGGCCTTGGGGAAAGCCCTGCGCCAGCGGGGCCACCTCGTCCATTTTGTCGTCAAGAAAGACGAGGCCTCCCAGGCGCGTTTGGCCGCCGAGGGTTTTCCCTCCAGCGCGTTGTTTTTTGAAGGGTTCCCCCGGGCCTTATCGTTCGGGGCCCTCGCCTATCCGTGGGTGGCTTGGGCCGCCTACCGAAGCGCCGCGCGCATCGGGCGCCGGGAATCGCCCGGGGTGGTCGTCGGCATGGGGGGCTACGTGTCGGTGCCTCTGGGCCTCTGGGCGGGCCTCCATCGGATCCCGCTGGTCTTGCACGAGCAAAACGTCCGGGCCGGCTTGGCGAATCGCTTCCTGTCGCGCTGGGCGGCGGCCATCGGCGTCACGTTCGATGGAACGATGGGACTGCCGGTCGAGCGTTGCGTGAAAACGGGCCTTCCGCTTCGGCCGGACCTGGCGCCGGGCGATCCCGGCGCCGCCCGCCGCGCCCTGGGGTTGAACGAAAACGATGGAACGATTTTGGTGTTCGGGGGGAGCCAGGGGGCCCGGGCCCTCAACGCCCGATGGATCGAAGCGTTGCCCCGCCTTCGGCGTCCGGGCGAAACCTGGCAATTTATCCATTTGACCGGCGCGGCGGACGAGGCCGCGGTGCGCGCGGCCTACGAACGGGACGGCCGGAGGGCTTTTGTCCGGGCTTATTATTCCGATATGGCGGCGGTGTATTCGGCGGCCGACGCGGCGGTGGGACGCGCGGGGGCGAACACCGTGATGGAAATTTACCGGATGGGAAAAACAGCGCTCCTGGTCCCCTTCCCCCACGCGACCAACGATCACCAAGCGGCCAACGCCCAGGCCCTGGCCCGGGACGGGGCGGCGACGGTCGTCCCGGAAAAGGAATTGACGGTGGATCGGATTGCGGAGGTGGTGGTCGGTTGGCCGTCCGTGACCGATCTGCGGCGGGAGAACGAACGCCGTTTGGCGTCGGTGCCCGCGGATTTTCTGCGGGCCGCGGACCGATTGGCGGACGCGGTGGAATCCGCCGGGAAAGAGGGCCTTTCGTGA
- a CDS encoding phospho-N-acetylmuramoyl-pentapeptide-transferase, producing MLYYLAQYREVFSAFNLFQYITFRAGGAFLTALGIWLWVGPHFIEFLKKLKMGQSIREYGPQTHLKKAGTPTMGGVLIVGAILLTTFLWARPDNRFVLLVSAAMVYMATLGFFDDYRKWLLKHPAGGLSRLFKLGAQLLLAAAVGAYLYRCPPNELFAHQLMVPFVKNLPIPLGAAALLLAVLVIVGSSNAVNLTDGLDGLAAGTLLVSALSFAIFAYLAGHARLSHYLRIVPVPGAGELTVLLAAMGGACLGFLWFNAHPAEIFMGDTGSLPLGGALGVVALCLQQELLLVVTGGIFVAEAVSVLLQIGSIRLLNGRRVFRMAPLHHHFEMGGLAETKVTIRFWIVAIVLALLAMTSLKIR from the coding sequence ATGCTTTACTATTTGGCGCAGTACCGGGAGGTTTTTTCGGCGTTTAACCTTTTTCAATACATCACCTTTCGGGCGGGAGGCGCCTTTCTGACCGCCCTGGGGATCTGGCTGTGGGTGGGGCCCCACTTCATCGAATTTTTAAAAAAACTGAAAATGGGTCAGTCCATCCGGGAATACGGGCCCCAGACCCATCTCAAAAAAGCGGGAACGCCGACCATGGGCGGGGTGTTGATCGTGGGCGCCATTCTTTTGACGACGTTTCTGTGGGCGCGGCCGGACAACCGCTTCGTGCTTCTGGTGAGCGCGGCGATGGTGTATATGGCGACGCTCGGTTTTTTTGACGATTACCGAAAATGGCTGTTGAAGCATCCGGCGGGCGGATTGTCCCGCCTCTTTAAGTTGGGGGCCCAATTGCTCTTGGCCGCGGCCGTCGGGGCGTATTTGTATCGGTGCCCGCCGAACGAATTGTTCGCCCATCAATTGATGGTCCCCTTCGTGAAAAACCTCCCCATCCCCCTGGGCGCCGCCGCCCTGCTCCTGGCGGTCCTGGTCATCGTCGGCTCCTCCAACGCGGTGAACCTAACCGACGGCCTCGACGGTCTCGCCGCCGGCACGCTCCTGGTCAGCGCCCTGTCCTTCGCGATTTTCGCCTACCTGGCCGGCCACGCGCGGTTGTCCCATTATCTTCGCATCGTCCCGGTGCCCGGCGCCGGGGAATTGACCGTTCTCCTGGCCGCCATGGGCGGCGCCTGCCTGGGCTTTCTGTGGTTCAACGCTCACCCGGCGGAAATTTTCATGGGGGACACGGGGTCCCTCCCCCTGGGCGGGGCGTTGGGCGTGGTGGCGCTTTGCCTGCAGCAGGAATTACTTTTGGTCGTGACCGGCGGCATTTTCGTCGCGGAGGCGGTCTCGGTCCTTTTGCAAATCGGATCGATCCGTTTGTTGAACGGCCGTCGGGTGTTCCGCATGGCGCCTCTGCACCACCATTTCGAAATGGGCGGTTTGGCCGAAACCAAAGTGACGATTCGATTTTGGATCGTGGCCATTGTGTTGGCTTTGTTGGCCATGACCTCCCTCAAAATTCGTTAG